A genomic segment from Drosophila miranda strain MSH22 chromosome 3, D.miranda_PacBio2.1, whole genome shotgun sequence encodes:
- the LOC108159485 gene encoding proton-coupled amino acid transporter-like protein CG1139, whose amino-acid sequence MTDNAGFKPDAEVFASAGDNPPAYSTSTSAISLNDFNSKANLTEKNQLALSEDPYSPFEHRDPKGASTGGALAHLLKSSLGTGILAMPMAFHNAGLVFGMCMTLIVGFLCTHCVHILVKTSHNICRDAKVPALGFAETAEKVFEYGPKGMRPYSNFAKQFVDVGLMATYYAAACVYIVFIATSFHDVINFDCNLNWDVRIYIALTVIPCLLIGQIRNLKWLVPFSLMANVFIVITFVIVLYYMFDEPLVYSDKPLIAPAAHIPLFFATVIFAMEGIGVVMPVENSMRKPQQFLGCPGVLNTAMITVVLLYAIIGFFGYVRFGDTVRGSITLNLPEGSWLGDTAKLLMAVAILFTFGLQFYVPNEILWRKINHKFSPEKHNITQIMLRSGIILVSGGVAAAIPNLEPFISLVGAVFFSLLGIFVPSFVETVYLYPDRLGWCNWKMVKNIILGILSILALIAGAVASIGEIIEMYSGDD is encoded by the exons ATGACAGATAATGCAGGATTTAAGCCAGATGCGGAGGTGTTTGCTTCGGCAGGCGACAATCCACCCGCCTATtcaacatcaacatcagcGATCTCGTTAAACGACTTCAATTCGAA AGCCAACTTGACAGAGAAGAATCAGCTCGCACTCTCCGAGGATCCCTATAGTCCCTTTGAGCATCGCGATCCAAAAGGAGCCAGTACTGGAGGCGCTTTGGCACATTTGCTCAAGAGTTCCCTGGGCACAGGAATTCTAGCCATGCCTATGGCCTTTCACAACGCCGGCCTGGTCTTTGGAATGTGCATGACGCTCATCGTTGGCTTCCTCTGCACCCACTGTGTTCACATATTG GTGAAAACTTCGCACAACATTTGCCGCGATGCTAAGGTTCCAGCTCTGGGATTCGCTGAGACGGCTGAGAAGGTGTTCGAGTACGGTCCCAAGGGCATGCGGCCCTATTCAAACTTTGCCAA GCAATTTGTGGATGTTGGCTTGATGGCCACCTACTATGCGGCGGCCTGTGTGTACATCGTGTTCATTGCTACCTCCTTCCACGACGTCATCAACTTCGACTGCAACCTGAACTGGGATGTACGAATCTATATTGCCCTAACGGTTATTCCGTGTCTGTTAATCGGACAGATCCGGAATCTCAAGTGGCTGGTTCCGTTCTCGCTGATGGCCAATGTGTTCATTGTGATTACCTTCGTGATTGTCCTGTACTACATGTTTGACGAGCCACTAGTCTACTCTGATAAGCCGCTGATCGCCCCGGCCGCGCACATTCCCCTCTTCTTTGCGACGGTCATCTTCGCAATGGAGGGAATTGGTGTAGTGATGCCCGTGGAGAACTCAATGCGCAAGCCTCAGCAATTCCTCGGATGTCCTGGTGTTCTTAACACGGCTATGATAACTGTGGTCCTGCTCTACGCGATCATTGGCTTCTTTGGCTATGTGAGATTCGGGGACACGGTCCGTGGCAGCATCACGCTCAATCTGCCAGAGGGCTCCTGGTTGGGCGACACGGCCAAGCTTCTGATGGCAGTGGCCATTCTGTTCACCTTTGGGCTACAGTTCTACGTGCCTAACGAGATCCTCTGGCGCAAGATCAACCACAAGTTCAGCCCTGAGAAGCACAACATTACACAGATCATGCTGCGCAGTGGCATTATTCTGGTGAGCGGAGGCGTGGCCGCGGCTATTCCCAACCTGGAACCGTTCATCAGCTTGGTGGGCGCCGTGTTCTTCTCACTGCTAGGCATCTTTGTTCCCAGCTTCGTTGAGACCGTTTACCTTTATCCCGATCGTCTGGGTTGGTGCAATTGGAAGATGGTAAAGAATATTATTTTGGGCATTCTGTCCATCCTAGCTTTGATTGCTGGTGCCGTGGCCAGCATTGGGGAGATCATTGAGATGTACAGCGGCGATGACTAA
- the LOC108160305 gene encoding methylglutaconyl-CoA hydratase, mitochondrial, with protein MYLINKIARFSRQIARPLVAARNLAVEAPLEGGNEVLIERLEGAQKGITVLGLNRPAAKNSFSRRMVDTFGEILEEIKKDNGSRVVVLRSLTPGIFCAGADLKERKGMSTEETSEFVSNLRNLFISIEQLPMPVIAALDGAALGGGLEMALACDIRTAASNTKMGLVETRLAIIPGAGGTQRLPRILSPSLAKELIFTARVLDGSEAKELGLVSHVVSQNEKNDAAYQQALKLAEEILPNGPVGVRMAKLAIDKGMQVDLSTGYSIEEVCYAQVIPTKDRLEGLAAFAEKRKPVYKGE; from the exons ATGTATCTGATAAATAAAATTGCCAGATTTTCCCGCCAGATAGCTCGCCCCCTTGTGGCGGCCCGAAATTTGGCCGTTGAGGCGCCATTAGAAGGCGGTAATGAAGTTTTGATCGAACGTTTGGAAGGTGCACAGAAAGGTATTACAGTACTTGGTCTCAATAGGCCTGCCGCAAAGAACTCTTTCAGCCGGCGAATGGTTGATACCTTTGGCgaaatattggaagaaatTAAAAAGGATAATGGTTCGAGAGTGGTTGTCCTACGCAGTCTCACGCCGGGCATCTTCTGTGCTGGCGCTGACTTGAAGGAGCGTAAAG GCATGTCCACCGAGGAAACCAGCGAGTTTGTGTCGAATCTACGAAACCTGTTCATTAGCATTGAACAATTGCCGATGCCCGTAATCGCCGCATTGGATGGCGCTGCTTTGGGGGGTGGTCTGGAAATGGCTCTGGCATGCGATATACGCACGGCAGCTTCAAATACCAAAATGGGTCTGGTAGAGACTCGACTGGCCATAATCCCTGGCGCCGGGGGCACTCAGCGACTTCCCCGCAttctctctccctcgctgGCGAAGGAACTTATTTTCACTGCCCGAGTCTTGGATGGAAGTGAGGCCAAGGAGCTGGGTCTGGTCAGCCATGTTGTAAGCCAGAACGAAAAAAATGATGCTGCCTACCAGCAGGCCCTAAAGCTCGCCGAGGAAATCCTACCCAACGGTCCAGTGGGTGTGCGAATGGCCAAACTGGCTATTGACAAGGGTATGCAGGTCGACCTAAGCACGGGCTACTCCATTGAAGAGGTCTGCTATGCTCAGGTGATACCCACAAAGGATCGCCTGGAGGGACTCGCCGCGTTTGCCGAGAAACGCAAGCCCGTCTACAAGGGAGAGTAA
- the LOC108160304 gene encoding zinc transporter 9 produces the protein MLFRGVQVLQRRHQQFSRAINHFSVRRDSGKSWMQNDSELIRPQAWTRPGMFIQFRCTAGGSDSTKKEKALESKEETTEAKPNARQTKNFEVKTSKGILNISTTIEDSKINEIVFEKSDTTNINLKSNASATGGADSTTGSETPHSSPTSAPKSSPPVKDTKVCPTPPPAETPPAVTPTPKRARFDYRASLERNFVTPGRAIADFMLTAADLESLSKIKRRSPYEQEPPMTVYWRRDVEAKAVEVWGSKENLLRERLKREVERKQYQQNLFTVKRRLRDYRREIGSRTKIMMDNQTESEKSAQVVATAIAINAANLLFKAGGWFYSGSHSMFAEVIHSLADLINQLILAFGIYKSSQSPDTDHPYGYMNMRYVSSLISGVGIFCVGCGLSIYHGIEGILHPQPIADLFWVYCILMGSLVSEGATLMVAINELKRAARVNNVSFKEYVISGKDPCVNVVLCEDAAAVTGVIVAGTCMGLSSYTGSPIFDAAGSLVIGGLLGAVASFIIYTNANALVGVSISTDRLEKINTALEADVMIRAIYDVKGIDIGNARVRYKAELDFDGRELTRSYLDKQDLAKLLTTVRGFQKVDDLETFLLAHGENIVDLMGGEIDRIEMNLRTQFPEIRHVDLEIL, from the exons ATGCTGTTTCGCGGCGTGCAGGTCCTGCAGCGAAGACACCAGCAGTTCAGCAGAGCTATTAATCACTTTTCTGTGCGACGTGACTCCGGCAAAAGTTGGATGCAAAATGACTCCGAACTCATCAGGCCCCAAGCGTGGACTCGTCCTGGCATGTTCATCCAGTTTCGGTGTACTGCTGGAGGCAGCGATTCCACTAAAAAAGAGAAGGCGCTAGAATCGAAGGAGGAGACGACTGAGGCCAAGCCGAATGCTAGACAAACAAAAAACTTCGAGGTGAAAACTTCCAAGGGGATCCTAAACATTAGCACGACAATTGAAGACTCGAAGATCAATGAGATTGTATTTGAGAAATCCGACACAACGAACATTAATTTAAAGTCCAATGCAAGTGCAACAGGAGGAGCCGATAGTACCACGGGATCCGAAACCCCGCATAGCTCCCCCACATCTGCTCCGAAGTCATCGCCACCTGTTAAGGACACCAAGGTCTGTCCAACACCACCACCTGCAGAGACTCCACCTGCCGTCACACCCACACCAAAGCGCGCTCGCTTTGATTATCGCGCCTCACTAGAGCGTAACTTTGTGACTCCTGGAAGAGCAATTGCAGATTTTATGTTAACGGCTGCTGACCTGGAGTCTCTATCGAAGATCAAGAGGAGATCTCCCTACGAACAAGAGCCTCCCATGACCGTCTACTGGCGACGAGATGTCGAGGCAAAAGCTGTGGAAGTATGGGGCTCCAAGGAGAACCTTCTGCGTGAGCGTCTCAAGCGCGAGGTAGAGCGCAAACAGTACCAGCAGA ATTTGTTCACTGTGAAACGCCGCCTGCGCGACTATCGTCGGGAGATTGGTTCTCGCACCAAAATTATGATGGATAATCAAACAGAGTCAGAGAAATCTGCTCAAGTAGTCGCCACCGCAATTGCCAT CAATGCAGCTAATTTGCTCTTCAAGGCAGGTGGATGGTTTTACAGTGGCTCCCATAGCATGTTTGCCGAGGTCATTCACTCGCTGGCGGATCTTATTAACCAGCTTATACTCGCGTTTGGCATCTACAAGTCCTCGCAGAGTCCTGATACCGACCATCCCTATGGTTACATGAACATGCGTTATGTGTCTTCGCTGATCTCAGGCGTGGGCATCTTTTGTGTCGGCTGTGGCCTGTCCATCTATCATGGTATAGAGGGCATTCTCCATCCACAGCCCATCGCCGATCTCTTCTGGGTCTACTGCATTCTGATGGGATCGCTGGTCTCCGAAGGAGCTACCCTGATGGTTGCCATAAATGAGTTGAAGCGTGCGGCCCGTGTAAATAACGTGAGCTTCAAGGAATACG TTATTTCTGGCAAGGATCCCTGCGTGAATGTGGTGCTCTGCGAGGATGCTGCTGCCGTGACTGGTGTCATAGTAGCCGGCACCTGCATGGGACTGAGCAGCTATACGGGCTCACCTATTTTTGACGCCGCAGGATCGCTTGTCATTGGCGGTCTTCTGGGCGCTGTGGCCTCTTTCATTATATACACCAATGCCAATGCTCTGGTGGGTGTCTCCATTTCAACCGACCGTCTTGAGAAGATCAACACTGCGTTGGAGGCTGATGTAATGATCCGAGCCATCTATGATGTCAAGGGCATTGACATTGGTAATGCTCGTGTGCGCTATAAG GCTGAGCTTGACTTTGATGGTCGCGAGTTGACGCGCTCGTATCTGGACAAGCAGGATCTCGCCAAGCTACTAACG ACTGTTCGTGGGTTCCAAAAGGTGGACGATCTGGAGACCTTCCTGCTCGCCCATGGCGAAAACATTGTGGACCTGATGGGCGGTGAGATCGATCGCATTGAAATGAATCTGCGG ACACAATTTCCGGAAATTCGACACGTGGACCTTGAAATACTTTAG
- the LOC108160908 gene encoding arylsulfatase B isoform X1, which produces MPAHLTRSSSSETQTMLFLVLLWLVLPMLITSEAANDPPKPHIIFILADDLGFNDVGFHGSAQIPTPNIDALAYSGIILNRYYVAPICTPSRSALMTGKYPIHTGMQHTVLYAAEPRGLPLKEKILPQYLNDLGYTSHISGKWHLGHWKLEYTPLFRGFSSHVGFWSGHHDYNDHTAVEKNLWGLDMRNGTDVAYNLHGQYTTDVITKHSVSVIANHDAAKGPLFLYVAHAAGHSGNPYNPLPVPDDDVMKLDHILHYKRRRYAAMVAKMDESVGLIVDQLRKSNMLENSIIIFSSDNGGPAQGFNLNFASNYPLRGVKNTLWEGGVRAAGLVWSPLLEKRQRVVDETMHISDWLPTLIEAAGGIPALANANLSQSLDGMSIWQTLVHAYPSPRKTVLHNIDDIWGSAALTVGDWKMIQGTNYNGRWDGWYGPGGERDPHLYDWNLVLKSRSGKAMTGLKMLPSRADQQRLREAATVTCQGQSTQGTSCVATAFSAPCLFHVRDDPCEQFNLAEQYPKVLDLLMAELQHINSTAVPPSNQPDDPRASPMYFNYTWTNFGDYYGNIKGAVLGDISSKF; this is translated from the exons ATGCCGGCACATCTCACCCGATCTTCCAGTTCAGAGACGCAAACAATGCTGTTTCTGGTGCTGTTATGGTTGGTGCTGCCCATGCTGATTACCTCCGAGGCGGCCAATGATCCGCCCAAGCCGCATATAATCTTCATTCTGGCCGATGATTTA GGCTTCAACGACGTGGGCTTCCATGGTTCAGCACAGATTCCCACTCCCAATATCGATGCCTTGGCTTACTCGGGCATCATTCTGAATCGTTATTATGTCGCTCCGATCTGTACACCCTCGAGGTCCGCACTAATGACGGGAAAATATCCCATACATACGG GTATGCAGCATACGGTGCTCTATGCGGCTGAGCCACGTGGACTGCCACTCAAGGAAAAGATTCTACCACAATATTTAAATGATTTGGG TTACACGTCTCACATATCTGGAAAATGGCATCTGGGACATTGGAAACTCGAGTATACGCCACTGTTTCGGGGCTTCAGCAGCCATGTAGGATTTTGGTCCGGCCATCATGACTACAACGATCATACGGCCGTCGAGAAAAACCTGTGGGGGCTGGACATGCGCAACGGAACGGATGTAGCCTACAATCTGCACGGACAGTACACGACAGATGTGATAACAAAGCACTCCGTCTCGGTGATAGCCAACCATGACGCAGCGAAAGGTCCACTTTTCCTGTACGTGGCGCATGCGGCAGGTCATTCGGGCAATCCATACAATCCACTGCCGGTGCCAGACGACGATGTGATGAAGCTGGACCACATTCTCCACTACAAGCGTCGTAGATACGCCG CCATGGTCGCCAAAATGGATGAGAGTGTTGGCCTGATTGTGGACCAGCTGCGAAAGTCGAATATGTTGGAAAACTCGATCATTATCTTCTCCTCGGACAACGGTGGTCCGGCCCAGGGATTCAACCTGAACTTTGCCTCGAACTATCCGTTGCGGGGCGTAAAGAACACCTTGTGGGAGGGAGGCGTTAGAGCCGCAGGTCTCGTTTGGTCACCGCTTCTCGAGAAGAGGCAGCGCGTTGTCGACGAGACCATGCACATCAGCGACTGGCTACCGACGCTGATTGAGGCGGCTGGAGGCATACCGGCTCTGGCCAATGCCAATCTCAGTCAGAGTTTGGATGGGATGAGCATTTGGCAGACGCTGGTCCATGCCTACCCATCACCGCGCAAGACTGTGCTCCACAACATCGACGACATCTGGGGCAGCGCCGCCTTGACGGTCGGCGACTGGAAGATGATCCAGGGCACTAATTACAATGGAAGATGGGATGGCTGGTACGGACCTGGTGGGGAGCGAGATCCCCATCTCTACGACTGGAACCTGGTGCTCAAGAGTAGGAGTGGCAAAGCAATGACTGGCCTGAAAATGCTTCCAAGTCGGGCGGATCAACAGAGACTGCGAGAGGCTGCCACAGTCACCTGCCAAGGGCAATCGACTCAGGGCACCAGTTGTGTGGCGACCGCATTTTCAGCCCCATGTTTGTTCCATGTGCGCGACGATCCGTGCGAACAATTCAATCTGGCGGAACA ATATCCCAAGGTACTCGATTTATTGATGGCGGAGCTCCAGCATATCAACTCCACTGCTGTGCCGCCGTCCAACCAACCTGACGATCCCAGGGCAAGTCCTATGTACTTCAACTACACATGGACCAACTTTGGGGACTATTATGGCAATATCAAAGGAGCTGTCCTGGGTGATATAAGCTCGAAGTTTTGA
- the LOC108160908 gene encoding arylsulfatase B isoform X2, producing MLFLVLLWLVLPMLITSEAANDPPKPHIIFILADDLGFNDVGFHGSAQIPTPNIDALAYSGIILNRYYVAPICTPSRSALMTGKYPIHTGMQHTVLYAAEPRGLPLKEKILPQYLNDLGYTSHISGKWHLGHWKLEYTPLFRGFSSHVGFWSGHHDYNDHTAVEKNLWGLDMRNGTDVAYNLHGQYTTDVITKHSVSVIANHDAAKGPLFLYVAHAAGHSGNPYNPLPVPDDDVMKLDHILHYKRRRYAAMVAKMDESVGLIVDQLRKSNMLENSIIIFSSDNGGPAQGFNLNFASNYPLRGVKNTLWEGGVRAAGLVWSPLLEKRQRVVDETMHISDWLPTLIEAAGGIPALANANLSQSLDGMSIWQTLVHAYPSPRKTVLHNIDDIWGSAALTVGDWKMIQGTNYNGRWDGWYGPGGERDPHLYDWNLVLKSRSGKAMTGLKMLPSRADQQRLREAATVTCQGQSTQGTSCVATAFSAPCLFHVRDDPCEQFNLAEQYPKVLDLLMAELQHINSTAVPPSNQPDDPRASPMYFNYTWTNFGDYYGNIKGAVLGDISSKF from the exons ATGCTGTTTCTGGTGCTGTTATGGTTGGTGCTGCCCATGCTGATTACCTCCGAGGCGGCCAATGATCCGCCCAAGCCGCATATAATCTTCATTCTGGCCGATGATTTA GGCTTCAACGACGTGGGCTTCCATGGTTCAGCACAGATTCCCACTCCCAATATCGATGCCTTGGCTTACTCGGGCATCATTCTGAATCGTTATTATGTCGCTCCGATCTGTACACCCTCGAGGTCCGCACTAATGACGGGAAAATATCCCATACATACGG GTATGCAGCATACGGTGCTCTATGCGGCTGAGCCACGTGGACTGCCACTCAAGGAAAAGATTCTACCACAATATTTAAATGATTTGGG TTACACGTCTCACATATCTGGAAAATGGCATCTGGGACATTGGAAACTCGAGTATACGCCACTGTTTCGGGGCTTCAGCAGCCATGTAGGATTTTGGTCCGGCCATCATGACTACAACGATCATACGGCCGTCGAGAAAAACCTGTGGGGGCTGGACATGCGCAACGGAACGGATGTAGCCTACAATCTGCACGGACAGTACACGACAGATGTGATAACAAAGCACTCCGTCTCGGTGATAGCCAACCATGACGCAGCGAAAGGTCCACTTTTCCTGTACGTGGCGCATGCGGCAGGTCATTCGGGCAATCCATACAATCCACTGCCGGTGCCAGACGACGATGTGATGAAGCTGGACCACATTCTCCACTACAAGCGTCGTAGATACGCCG CCATGGTCGCCAAAATGGATGAGAGTGTTGGCCTGATTGTGGACCAGCTGCGAAAGTCGAATATGTTGGAAAACTCGATCATTATCTTCTCCTCGGACAACGGTGGTCCGGCCCAGGGATTCAACCTGAACTTTGCCTCGAACTATCCGTTGCGGGGCGTAAAGAACACCTTGTGGGAGGGAGGCGTTAGAGCCGCAGGTCTCGTTTGGTCACCGCTTCTCGAGAAGAGGCAGCGCGTTGTCGACGAGACCATGCACATCAGCGACTGGCTACCGACGCTGATTGAGGCGGCTGGAGGCATACCGGCTCTGGCCAATGCCAATCTCAGTCAGAGTTTGGATGGGATGAGCATTTGGCAGACGCTGGTCCATGCCTACCCATCACCGCGCAAGACTGTGCTCCACAACATCGACGACATCTGGGGCAGCGCCGCCTTGACGGTCGGCGACTGGAAGATGATCCAGGGCACTAATTACAATGGAAGATGGGATGGCTGGTACGGACCTGGTGGGGAGCGAGATCCCCATCTCTACGACTGGAACCTGGTGCTCAAGAGTAGGAGTGGCAAAGCAATGACTGGCCTGAAAATGCTTCCAAGTCGGGCGGATCAACAGAGACTGCGAGAGGCTGCCACAGTCACCTGCCAAGGGCAATCGACTCAGGGCACCAGTTGTGTGGCGACCGCATTTTCAGCCCCATGTTTGTTCCATGTGCGCGACGATCCGTGCGAACAATTCAATCTGGCGGAACA ATATCCCAAGGTACTCGATTTATTGATGGCGGAGCTCCAGCATATCAACTCCACTGCTGTGCCGCCGTCCAACCAACCTGACGATCCCAGGGCAAGTCCTATGTACTTCAACTACACATGGACCAACTTTGGGGACTATTATGGCAATATCAAAGGAGCTGTCCTGGGTGATATAAGCTCGAAGTTTTGA
- the LOC108159532 gene encoding cytochrome c oxidase assembly factor 4 homolog, mitochondrial: MSAAEEKDPVELMLKKTGCIELHYKVQECIAETGDWRACQDKVKEFRACMQKYVDQQSKKYANVK, from the coding sequence ATGTCCGCCGCTGAAGAAAAGGATCCCGTGGAGTTGATGCTCAAGAAAACAGGCTGCATTGAGCTACATTACAAGGTGCAGGAGTGTATAGCCGAGACCGGTGACTGGCGTGCGTGCCAGGACAAAGTTAAAGAATTCAGGGCCTGCATGCAAAAATACGTCGACCAGCAGAGTAAAAAGTATGCCAACGTCAAGTAG
- the LOC108159531 gene encoding peptidyl-tRNA hydrolase 2, mitochondrial → MPTSSSILQKFIKPTKLALVVRSDLKMTKGKTAAQCAHAAVMCYQNAANGTAEQSAVLQRWCRMGQPKIVLRVENFEQLNGLERQAQEANVVAALVKDAGRTQLEPGTATVLGLGPAPAAELDKLVAHLKLL, encoded by the coding sequence ATGCCAACGTCAAGTAGCATCCTGCAGAAGTTCATCAAACCAACCAAGCTGGCGCTCGTCGTGCGCAGCGATCTTAAGATGACCAAAGGCAAAACAGCGGCCCAATGTGCACACGCTGCCGTCATGTGCTACCAGAACGCGGCTAACGGAACAGCCGAACAGAGTGCTGTTCTGCAGCGTTGGTGTCGTATGGGCCAACCGAAGATAGTGTTACGGGTCGAAAACTTCGAGCAACTTAATGGACTGGAGCGACAAGCGCAGGAGGCGAACGTCGTTGCTGCTCTGGTGAAAGATGCTGGCCGAACACAGCTGGAACCGGGAACGGCGACGGTTCTGGGCTTGGGACCAGCGCCAGCTGCTGAACTGGATAAATTGGTTGCACACTTGAAACTATTATGA
- the LOC117187839 gene encoding GTPase Era, mitochondrial encodes MRYNLFSSALKLLNRTKSNRCLLTNGRSLSNATQSDDTSSNPAQLPPQESTKNINKSVDQQMSLHIAVIGVPNVGKSTFINNIINHRVCPTSAKVHTTRKSNTAICTTGQTQLVFYDTPGLVTQREIRKHHLEQSFKSSYRHAIQHADVIAVMQDVSNSWTRKELHPTVLDTLKAYANLPSFLVLNKIDALKSKRVLLDLIKTLTNDTLSGQRTGKGATRGLAAAATGQMAEGIPLNKRQTTWDHFDNVFLVSAMTGNGLNELQNYLIGQALPRQWRFASDIHTDASPEALIVESVRARLLDYLPQEIPYNLKCELEYYSLEKHVVYTSVQVQCPTERIERLICGESNGKLRQITERVTSDLVEMFGQAVSLTISTASKGK; translated from the exons ATGCGGTATAATTTGTTTTCAAGTGCTTTAAAATTGCTGAATAGGACTAAAAGCAATCGATGTTTGCTTACAAATGGACGCAGCTTGTCCAACGCCACTCAATCCGACGACACATCGTCCAACCCTGCGCAACTTCCTCCGCAGGAGAGTACGAAGAATATCAACAAGTCAGTGGATCAGCAGATGTCCCTGCACATTGCTGTGATTGGAGTCCCCAATGTGGGCAAGAGCACGTTCATCAACAACATAATTAACCACAGGGTATGTCCCACATCCGCAAAAGTACATACCACCCGCAAGTCGAACACGGCCATTTGCACAACCGGACAAACTCAGCTCGTGTTCTACGATACGCCCGGCTTGGTGACCCAGCGGGAAATACGGAAGCACCACTTGGAGCAGAGCTTTAAGAGCTCCTACCGGCATGCCATTCAGCATGCGGACGTCATCGCCGTCATGCAGGATGTCTCAAACAGCTGGACGAGAAAGGAACTGCACCCTACTGTCTTGGACACCTTGAAGGCCTACGCCAACCTACCCAGTTTCCTCGTGCTGAACAAGATAGATGCCCTTAAATCGAAGCGCGTGCTCTTGGACCTGATCAAGACTCTAACCAACGACACGCTCTCCGGTCAGCGAACTGGCAAAGGTGCGACGCGAGGTCTGGCAGCCGCTGCCACGGGTCAGATGGCAGAGGGAATTCCGCTAAACAAGCGACAGACCACTTGGGATCACTTTGATAATGTGTTCCTTGTCTCAGCCATGACAGGCAATGGCCTGAATGAGCTTCAGAACTATTTGATTGGACAGGCATTGCCAAGACAATGGAGATTCGCTTCGGACATTCACACAGATGCCAGCCCCGAGGCGCTCATTGTAGAAAGTGTTCGTGCCCGTTTGCTAGACTACTTGCCGCAGGAGATACCCTATAACCTGAAGTGCGAGCTAGAGTATTACAGCTTGGAGAAAC ATGTTGTCTACACGTCCGTTCAAGTACAATGTCCCACTGAACGCATTGAGCGGCTGATATGTGGCGAGTCCAATGGGAAATTGCGACAGATAACTGAACGTGTGACCTCCGATTTGGTGGAGATGTTCGGTCAGGCGGTTTCCCTGACCATTTCCACGGCCTCCAAGGGCAAGTAG
- the LOC108159530 gene encoding small RNA 2'-O-methyltransferase, with protein MFSYKLPCGEFKTVTTMTEKTISFVPPVYEQRYCAAIQILMGCQDQIAKVVEFGCSEIRFFPLLRRIETIENIVLVDIDEALLRKYMNRIDPLVSDYINKRQSLLQVQVLQGNVADSSDELRDTDAVIALELIEHVYEDVLTKIPLNVFGFMQPKIAIFSTPNSDYNVIFTRFNPLLPNGFRHEDHKFEWTREEFKSWCMSIVQKYPNYMFDLMGVGDPPKGYESVGHVSQIAIFVRKDILKLELEHPLIRNVGTSSPYQLIHAVTYPFHVDTRSQEQRIWDDVKCELNNFKQCCKYQSEDDDCSDIHKLPIETLLSRIHRTGATREILGDILKKKSVQVKNEFVLIEDSDDDSVTDDADEQSFNEVQLSGEDEEFWDVN; from the exons ATGTTTTCATATAAGCTGCCTTGCGGGGAATTCAAAACGGTCACCACAATGACGGAGAAAACTATAAGCTTCGTGCCGCCAGTTTACGAGCAGAGGTACTGCGCGGCAATTCAAATTTTAATGGGATGTCAGGATCAAATCGCGAAGGTGGTCGAATTTGGCTGTTCTGAAATCCGGTTCTTCCCCCTACTACGACGAATTGAGACGATTGAAAATATAGTTCTG GTGGACATTGACGAAGCACTGCTGAGGAAGTACATGAATCGAATAGACCCATTGGTCTCCGACTATATTAACAAACGCCAGAGTCTCCTGCAAGTGCAGGTTCTGCAAGGAAACGTCGCCGATTCCTCGGATGAATTGCGGGACACAGATGCTGTTATCGCTTTGGAACT CATTGAGCACGTTTATGAAGATGTGTTGACCAAAATTCCATTGAATGTTTTCGGATTCATGCAACCGAAAATTGCTATATTCAGCACGCCTAATTCGGACTATAATGTCATCTTTACGCGCTTCAATCCCCTTCTGCCGAATGGATTTCGTCACGAAGATCACAAGTTTGAATGGACACGGGAAGAATTTAAGTCCTGGTGCATGTCTATTGTTCAGAAATATCCCAATTACATGTTCGACCTAATGGGAGTGGGAGATCCTCCCAAGGGCTATGAGTCCGTCGGTCATGTGTCGCAGATAGCGATATTCGTACGCAAGGATATCCTCAAATTGGAGCTAGAGCATCCGCTGATTCGCAATGTAGGGACATCCAGTCCCTACCAGCTCATACATGCCGTCACCTATCCCTTTCATGTGGATACCAGGAGTCAGGAGCAACGAATCTGGGACGATGTTAAATGTGAGCTGAATAATTTTAAGCAATGCTGCAAATACCAAAGCGAGGATGACGACTGTTCGGATATACATAAACTGCCAATTGAGACACTACTGTCGCGCATCCATCGCACTGGCGCTACAAGAGAAATACTTGGCGATATCCTAAAAAAGAAATCAGTTCAGGTCAAGAATGAATTCGTTCTGATAGAGGACTCGGACGACGATTCCGTAACCGATGATGCCGATGAGCAGAGCTTCAATGAGGTCCAATTATCCGGCGAGGACGAGGAGTTTTGGGATGTCAATTAA